The DNA segment GCTGGGCGGCGCCGAACACCGACGGCGCCAAGAGCGCTCTCGCGCTGTGTGGCGCCGGAGGTCCGCAGGGCTGGGGAGTCGAGCGCCGGATGCTTCACTCGGCGCTGCAGTGGGCGAACCTGCCGACGGACGTCCTTCCCGAGGAGGAAGTGGAGTCCGGACGCCTGAACGCCTACAGGGTGCTGTACGTCTACGAACCGAACGTCTCGGCCAAGGCTCAACAGCAGATCGCCCAGTGGGTCCGCGACGGCGGCTCGCTGTACCTCGGGCCGGGAGCGGCGACTCGCGACGAGGTCAATGCGCCCTGCAGTCTCCTGTCCACTCTCACGGGCAGAAGTGATATCGTGTCCCTGTCGGCGGCACAACTGGCCGACCCCAAGACCTGGCAGACCGGCGCGACCTACACCGAGAAGGACCTTGCGACCCTCGGAAGCGGCGACACGGTCACGGTGTCCGTCCCGATCAGGGGCATGTCCTTCAGCTTCACCGCCCTTGGTCGCCGAGAATCGCTTGCCGCCGATGGCATGGCAGTGCTGGGTCGCTGGCAGGACGGAACCGCTGCTATCGTGGCGATCCCCGTGGGGCAGGGCCGCGTGCTCAAGTCCGGTGTCAGTCTGGGAGCCTCCTACGCACGCACCGCCGACCCGGCTATGCTGGCTTCGCGACCGGGTGTGAAGGCTCCGCCCTATAGCTACCTGTCGGGCATCGGCGCCTACTGGCAGAGGACGCTGGACGCCAACCTGCAGGGCCTCATCACGCTACCGACCCGTTTCGCCGCCGAGGTGCCGGCGGTGCAGCCTGCTCTGTCGGGAATCGACTCCGGCCTGTACGAGATGCCAGACGGTTCCGGAGCGCTGCTTCTGTTAGGGAGCTACACCACTGCTGACACTTCGGCCCTGCCGGTTCGTGTGGCCCTGTCTCGTCCTTACTCGAAGGTGTCCACCTTCTCGGGGCGGAGGATCGTTCCGACCTGGCAGGGCAACGTGGCGTCCTTCGGCGTCGCGCTCGATACCGTCGAGACTGTCGAGTTCACGCCCTAGGCGAGCGAGGGACACCAACCACCCTTGAGGTGCATGCCCTACGGCAAGTGAGACGACTCCGAAGGTCGGGTCCTGGCGCAGCCGGAACGTACTCGCGCTTGGCTTGGTGAGCTTCTTCACCGACATCCACAGCGAGACGATCCTCGCGCTCCTGCCGCAGTTCATGGCCAACGTGCTGGGGCTGCGCAAGGAGACCATTGGCCTCATCGAGGGCCTGGCAGACGCGACGGCCAGCGTGCTCAAGATCCTGTCGGGCTGGTTCTCCGACCGCCTCGGGAAGCGCAAGCCGGTGGTTCTCGCCGGCTACGTGATCTCGACCGCTCTCAAGCCACTGCTGTGCCTGGCCACCACTGCGCTGCATGTTCTCGGAGTCAGAATCGGTGACCGTGTGGGCAAGGGCATCCGCTCCTCGGCCCGGGATGCACTGGTCGCCGAGTCGGTCTCTCCCGAGCAGCGCGGGAAGGCCTTCGGGTTCCATCGCGCCATGGACACCGCCGGGGCAGCGGTCGGGACGACTCTGGCCATCCTCTTGCTCCGTGCCTTCGGCGGCGACTACCGGCGGGTCTTCCTGTTCGCGACGGCCGCAGGGGTGGTGGCGGTCGTCACGATCCTCATCGGCGTGCACGACATCCCGCGAGAGGTCCGCGAGGCCAACAACCGCAAGCCGCGCCGCGAGCTTCCCGGTAGCTTCCCACTGTTCCTGGTGGCACATACCCTTTTCTCGGCCGGGAACTTCACCTACGCCTTCTTCCTGCTGCGGGCACAGGACGTCGGTGTACCCGCGGCACTGGTGCCCGCGCTGTATCTGTGGCACAATATCGTGTATGCTTTGGCAGCCTTCCCGGCCGGGGCTCTGCAGGACCGTCTTGGGGCACGCAAGGCCCAGGCAACGGCTTACCTGCTGCAGGTAGTCGTCTGCCTGGGAATGGCGACCCTGGCAACTCCCTATCTGATGATCCTGTGGTTCGCGGTCTACGGGCTGCAGCTTGGTGCGACCGGCGCCTGCTCGCGGACCACGGCAGCGGGTCTGATGCGCCCCGACCGTCGCGGAACCGACATGGGACTGCTCAATGCCTGCGAGGGCGTGGGGCTGCTCATCGCCAGCGCCGTCGGTGGTGTGCTCTGGGACTGGCATGGCCAGGGCGCCGACCCCTTCTACTGGGGCGCTGTCATGGCGCTTCTTGGCACCCTGGTGGTCCTTGTCGCGCTCAAGGGTGACAAGCCCAAGACACAGGAAGCACCAGCCGCCTGAGCGCGATTCTGGTTGAGACGTGTCCTCTGGTCCTGCCCTTGAAGGGAGTGAGAGTCTTGCGCAAAGTCGGCATCGTCCTGCTCGTGTTGCTCCTGGTCCTGCTGGTCGCGGCCGTTCTGGTCTATCGCAACGGTGTGCATCCACAGCTCGTGCTCTGGATCGTCAAGAGCACCTGGGATCGCACCCAGGACCTGGAAGCGCGCTTCGAGGGTGACACGGAGGTGCTCGGCCTCAAGGTCTCCGGCGCGGGGCGACTGCGCTTCAAGAAGCCCGGGCTGTACGACCTGGACCTCAACGATGTTCGCATCATCGCCGGTCCCAAATGCCTGTGGGCGATCGTCCCCTCCCTGCAGACCGGGGTGCGAGTGACGGCGGAGGGGATGACGCCGGCGCAACTCATGTCGGAAGTCGTGTCCGGCTGGCAGGAGCGCGACCCGGCAAGGTGGGTGGATGAGGCTGTGGCCGCTCCCGCCGAGGTGAAGCTGTGGGCGCCGCAGGTCGTCGAAGGTCAGCGCTGCTGGCTCCTCGAATGGCCCTCGCGGACGGGCGAGAGAATCGGCGGGCGGCTCTATGTCGGCCAGGTCTCGCGAGCCCCCGTGCAGTTCTGCCAGATGGACAGTGGCGGGCAGATCACCCACACCTACAAGGTCACCAACTTCCGCCGGAACACCGGCCTCAAGCCGGAAGACTTCGAGTACAAGCCAATGGCCGGCTACTCGGTTTTGGACTACCATTACGACCCGAAGGACCCCGTCGGTCTGCAGCACCTCATCGAATCTGGGGGCAAGCAGTTGGGCGGGCTGCGGGACCAACTGAAGCAGGCCTTGCCGCCCGAGGCCGCCGACTGGCTCCGCAGCAAAGGTCTGTAGAAGGCGTGTCGCAATCCCGCATGGACGATTCCTCTGAGACCCAGGAGACCCTGGACGGCGTCATCGAGCGCCTCACCTTCCACGCGCCGGACACGGGCTGGACCGTGGCCCGGCTGGCTGTGGCTGGACGCCGCGAGCCGGTGCCCGTCGTCGGGAGCATGCTCAGCCCCGAGGTCGGCGAATCGGTCCGTCTCTTCGGCTCGTGGCAGACCCACGACGTCTACGGGCGGCAGTTCAAGTTCGAGCGCTACCAACTCGTTCGCCCGGCGACGGCTGCTGGAATCCGCGCCTATCTGGCGGGCGGACTGGTGGAGGGCATTGGCCCGAAACTGGCTGAAGCGCTCGTGAAGCACTTCAAGGACCGGACCCTCGACATCCTCGACCACCAGCCGGGGCGGCTGCGCGAAGTCCCCGGCATCGGTCCCACTCGGGCGCGTGCCCTGCAGGACGCCTGGGCTCGACACCAGGGCATCCACCGCGTGATGGTGTTCCTCCATGAGCACGGTGTCGGCAGCACTCTCGCCAGTCGCCTCTGGGCTCGCTACGGAGACCAGTCGGTCGAGGTACTCGAGCGCCATCCCTACCAACTGGCCCGCGAGATCCGGGGGATCGGCTTCCTCACTGCCGACCGCATCGCCCGGTCTGTGGGCATCTCTGAGGAGGATCCGGCGCGCGTCGAGGCCGGGTTGCTGCACTCCCTTGCCTCAGCTAACGACTACGGGCACCTGTACCTGCCCAGGCCGACGCTCTTGCAGCATGCCCAGAAGCTCCTCGACCTTCCCGACCAGGTGGTGGAGATCGGTCTCGAGCGCTTGGTGAAGTCGGAAGAGGCGGTCCTCGAGTCCTATGGTGAGGAGCAGGCCGTCTGGCTGCCGCGGTTCCTGAATGCTGAGGAAGAGGTGGCCGGTCGACTGCGTGCCCTCACCGAGATCACGCCCGCGGGCACGCCGACCAGGGAGCAGCTTGGCTCGTGGCTGGGACGTCGCGAGCTGATGGGGGAGACGGAGCTGTCGGAGGAGCAGGCTGAGGCCGTGCTTGGTGCGCTCGGAACCGGGGTCTGCGTGATCACCGGCGGGCCGGGGACAGGCAAGACCACCGTGACGCGGGCTCTTGTCGATGCCTGCCAATCGCTCGGCCGGTCTGTCGCGCTGGCCAGTCCCACCGGTCGTGCTGCGAAACGGTTGGAGCAGCTTGCCGGGCACCCGGCGAGCACCATCCATCGCCTCCTCGCCTACGACCCCTACAAGCACGGTTTCAAGCATGGCCCCTCGGAGCCCTTGCGGGCTGCGGTGGTGATCATCGACGAGGCCAGTATGCTGGATGTGATGCTGGCAAAGGACGTCCTGCGAGCCTTGCGACCCGGCGCGCAGTTGGTGCTGATTGGCGACGCCGACCAGCTTCCCAGCGTTGGCCCCGGGAACGTCATGCGGGACCTCGTCGGTTCGCAGGCCGTGCCGGTGTACCGCCTGACCCGCATCTACCGCCAGGCCGAGGGCAGCACGATCATCCGCAGTGCCCACCTGCTCAACGAGGGCGAGTCGCCTCGCTTCCCCACCCGCGAGGAGTGGGTGCGGAATCGCAGTGACTGCGTGCTCCTGGAAGAGGAAGACGTCGAGGCGGCGGCCGAACGCGTCCTGCGCACGGTCACCGACAGCTTGCCCAGACTCGGCTTCAAGCCGCACGAGATCCAGGTGATCGCGCCGCTGCACCGTGGGCCGGTCGGCGTGTCCGCGCTCAATCTGCGCCTGCAGGAAGCCCTGAATCCGCCGGGCAGAGGCAAGCCCGAGGTCCGCCGGGGAGACTACACCTTCCGCCAGGCCGACCGCGTCCTGCAGACCGTGAACAACTACGACAAGGGCGTCTACAACGGCGACATCGGCGTGATAGTGAGTATCCGGCCGGCCGACCGACGCCTCACCGTGGAGTATGACCTGGGACCCGTCGAGTACGACTTCGGCGAGCTTGATGAGCTGGACCCCGCCTACGCGCTCACCGTCCACAAGTCGCAGGGGAGTGAGTACCCGGCGGTGGTGATGGTCATCCACAGCACCCACTACATCATGCTGCAGCGCAACCTGCTGTACACCGCTCTGACCCGGGCGCAGCGAATGGCCTGCATCGTCGGCAATCAGCGGGGCGTCTGGCGGGCCATCAGCAACGTCTCCGAGCGCGAGCGATTCACCCGGCTTGCGCCACGACTCCGCGGCGAACTGCCCTCTCTGCAAGACTCCCCCGCGTAGCTGCCTCCTCACCGTGGAACTCCACACTCTCCCGAGCAGTCCAACCAGCGACGTTCACTCTGGGGGAGGTGTCCCTGATGAGGTTGTACCCCACTCTTGCCGTCGCAGTCCTCACCTTGCTGGTCCTGTCCTTGTCCGCTCAGGCGCAGCTGCTCGTGCCGCGAACCGAAGTCGGCAAGCCCGATCAGCCGCCCCTGCAGGTCAAGTACCAGCATGTCCGGGTGGAGATCGATAACCAGGTCGCAGTGACCTCCATCGAGCAGGTCTTCGTCAACTCCACCAAGCAGAACCTCGAAGCCACCTACTTCTTCCCACTCTCCGAGCAGGCGAGCATCTTCGACTTCGCCTACTACGTGAAGGGTGAGCGTATCGCCGGCGAGATCCGCGAGAAGCAGGAAGCCCGGCGAACCTACGATATGATCGTGTCGCGGATGAAGGACCCGGCGATCCTCGAGCAGGTCGGCCGCAACCTCTTCCGCGCGCAGATCTTCCCGGTCAGCCCTGATGAGCCCATGAAGGTGGAACTGCGCTACGCCGAGATCCTGCCCTATGACAAGGGTCGGGTGCGCTACACCTACCCGCTGGCGATGAAGGGCAAGACGAGCGAACTGGGCGACCTGACCATCTCGGTCGACCTCAAGGACCAAAAGAACATCACCCGGCTGTACTCCGAGACCTACGACGTCGACATCGTCAAGAAGGGCACTCACTCCGCCAATGCCTCCTTCGAGACGACCAAGCTCACGCCGACCAAGGACTTCAACCTGGTCTATGAGGTGGAGAGTGAGGAGTTCGCGGTCAACTTCGTCGCCTACCGGCCGGACAACGCCAAGCCGGGCTACTTCATGCTGATGATGTGCCCGCAGGAGAAGACGCGCGAAGGGGACATCGTGAAGAAGGATGTCATCTTCGTCTTCGACCGCTCGGGCAGCATGAAGGGCGAGAAGATGGACCAGGCCAAGGCGGCGATGAAGTACTGCGTCGAGAACCTGTCGCCCCAGGACAGGTTCAACATCGTCACCTTCTCCAGCGACACGACCTCCTTCAAGGACCAGCTCGCCGCTGCAAGCAAGGACGGGAAGCGTGACGCCCTCGCCTACATCGACGGGCTTGAAGCACGCGGCGGCACGGCGATCAACGACTCCCTGGTGTCGGCGCTGAAGATGTTCGAGGGCAGCACTGCGCAGAAGACGATCGTGTTCTGCACGGATGGCCTGCCCACCGTCGGCGAGACCGAGGTCGGCAAGATCATCCAAAGCATCAAGGACGCCAACAAGCGCGATGCCCACCTCTTCTGCTTTGGCGTCGGCGACGATGTGGATGACTACCTGCTGCTGAAGCTCGCCACGGATAACCGGGGCGCCGAGCAGCACGTGAAGACCGACGAGAACATCGAGGCCAAAGTTAGCGAGTTCTACGACAAGGTGAGCACCCCGCTGCTGACCGACCTCAAGCTGAACTTCGGTGAGGTCAGCACTGAGATGGTGCATCCCCGTGACCTGCCCGACGTCTTCAAGGGCTCGCAGCTTGTGGTGGCAGGTCGTTACCGCGAACCGGGCGTCGCCGACCTGAAGCTGACCGGCGACCTCAACGGCGTCGAGAAGGTCTACCGCTACAAGGCCAACTTCCCGCAGAAGGCTTCGGACACTGCCTTCGTCGGTCGCGTCTGGGCCCGCAAGCGGGTCGACTACCTCGTCGACCTGATGCGGCTGCAGGGCGAGAACAGCGAGGTTAAGGACGAGATCATCGCCCTCTCCAAGGAGTGGACGATCCAGACTCCCTACACCTCCTTCCTGGCGGTTCCGAAGGAAGTCAAGGAGGAGATGCGCGTAGCGACGACGCCAGCTCCCACGGCCACGCCTGAGTCGCTGTCGGCGTTGTCCGCGACGGGCATGCCCGGCGCAGGTGGTCCTGGAATGGCAGGTGGCATGGCGTCGGCAGCCGGCACAGGCGGTATGCCGGGCATGCCGGGCGCACCGACTCTTGGGCGAGAGGCGGCTCGTACACCCTATGCGGGCGGCGGCCGGGTGAGTCTGGGGACTCCGGTTGAGACAGGCGGTTACGGCACCGATGGTTCGATGATGGGCGTGCCCGGTCCAGCCGGGCCGGCGGGTCCGGCAGGCCCGGTTGGAGCCAAGGGTGACCTTGGGACCGCAGTGACTGCGATGCCGGCGCCCGCGATGCCATCGGCGGCTCCCGCAGACGAAGCCCGTGCCCTGATCACTCGGCTCAACAGCGAGTTCGCCACCGAGATGTCGCTTGCTGAGGGCGGCGCACCTGCGGCGGCCGGGAAACCTGCGGAGACCTTGCCCTTCGATCACTGGGCCTATGACGCCGCCCGGAAGCTCACGGCAGACGGGATGATCGTCGGCTACCCAGACGGAGCCTTCCGCGGCGATCGTGCGATGACCCGCTATGAGTTCGGACAGGCGCTGGCGCGACTGCAGGCCATGAACGCAGCCCCGACGATCTCGCGCTACGATGCGGCGATCTCCCTGGCCGGAGCTGCGGAGACTCTCGGCATCAAGCTGAACCGTGACGCGGCTTGCCCCTTCGGCGATGTGCCGGCTGACCATCCGGCCCGGAAGGCGATTGCCGGCCTGTGTGCCGCCGGGCTCCTCCCGACGACCGGCAACTTCGACGGCACCAAGCCGTTGCTGCGACGTGACTTCGCCCAGTGGGCCGCGCAGCTCCTGGCAGCCACCGGTCTCGACCTGCGCGGTCGCAGTGCGCTGCAGGTCATGGAGGACGAGAAGATCCTCGTGGGGACTGCCGCCGGAGCGCTGCAGCCCGATGAGCCCATGAAGCCCGCCGACTTCAACCTGGCGCTCTCTCGAATTCTGCGCCGCTAAGCTCGGGGGCACCAACCGTCAGAACCACAAAGGGGCGCCAGATATTGGCGCCCCTTTTCTGTGCGTGGTGACTGGGGTAGCAAAGGTCAGAGCTCCTGGGAGATCCGCACCTCGTAGGGCTGCAGCGTCAGCGCGTCACCGTTCAGCAGCACCTGCACCGACCGATCACTCTTGTTGATCAGCATCGTGTGTCGTGGCGAGGCGAGGACCTCCACCTCCGGCGAGGAGCTGCTCGCCTTGCACAGGGCGGTCCCGGCGCCGAAACAGCGGTTGATGGCCTCGTAGACGCGGTAGTGCGGAGTGGGCTGCGCACCCTCGACGGTCTGGGTACTGGTGAAGAGGTAGTGGTTGATCTCGCCCTCCATCGGATTCCATAGCAGAGCCACCGAGGAGCCGCCGCGGATCATGTGCAGGTACACCGAGGCGTACATCGCCGCCAGTTGCTGTGAGCCCTTATCACCCGGCGCGTAGTACTCCGACCACCACAGCGGCAGGTCGGTCTTCGCCAGGATCTGCCGGGCGATGTCCTCAAACCAGTGAGTGAGCGCCATCGACTCCGCCATCGTGTAGGTGTTCGGGTCGTGCTTGCTGTGGATGCCCCGGTCTGCACAGAGGAAGTCGGCCCCGTGTTTGTGCTGGAGCCAGTAGTCGATGACCTCCCACTGTCGGGCTCGCACCGGCGCCTCGGTGGCCCAGCTCCTGTCCTTGAGCGTGCCGGTGCCCTCGATCACCATGTACAACCCACCGACCTTCGCCTCGGGACGCACGGCCTTGATGGCATCGTAGACGAGGTTGTACATCTCCGTGTAGCCGCGGTAGTTCCAGTTGTTGGCCTGCCGGTCCCACAGCCCCTTCATCTCATTCCAGACCTGGAAGTACTGCACGTCGGGGTAGCGGAGGGCGATCCGCCGGGCCAGTTCGGCGAAGTCGGCGTAGTGCTCCGGCAGCGGTGCGGTCTCCAGCTTCGACCAGTCGGTCTTGCCCGGCTCGCCGCCCTTCATCCAGTCCGGGGCTCCACAGAGGGTGATGACCATCGGCCCGCCGATCGAGCGCATCAACTGCACGCGGGAGTCCAGGCTGGCGAAATCGTAGACGCCGGGGCTTGGTTCCGGGTTGCCGCCACCCCAGCCCATGATGTGCTGGTTCTGATAGGCGACGACACCCCGCAGCAGACCCCTGGCGCGTGCAACAGCCTCGGGCGCACCCCACTCCAGGCTCTTCTGAGTGTGGGTGATTCCCAGGCGCAGCTTGCTGGTGGCCTCGGTGACAGCACGGTCCACGGTGACGGTCACAGCGTCCTGGGCACAGGCAGGGCGCACGCTCAGGGCTCCTGCGAGAAGCAGCGTGCTCAGCAGGCTCAGCATCGCGGGCAACCTCCCGGGCGAGGCAAAGGGGTGACAGGCAGCAGGGCTAGTGGGTGGCCGGAGACTCCTGGTTCGTGGTCGGCGCAGCCGGTGCAGGCGCTTGCTTCCGGGGTGCCTGCGGTTGTGGCTTGGCCTCGGTCGCGCCGAAGGGGGCGTCATGGGAAAAGGTGTCCTGCGCCGGCGGATCGTAGCACCAGCGCTTGGCAATGCGCAGACGTTCCTGCATGGCCGCGTTCGCGTCTGCTTCGCGGTTGCTCAGCCAGCTACGGATGTGGGCGGCGGTCGACTGCTTGGTCTTGTCCGCCTGGGGCTTGAGGACGACGCGGCGCTCACCATCGTCGGGAACCTTGAGCACCAGCCCGCCGACGCTTTTCTGCCCTTCGGGGGTGCCGAAGTACTCCGCCGCAGAGGAGTACTCCGCGGTCTGCTTTTGGATCTGGGCCAGTTCCTGCTCCTGCTCCACAAGGCGCTTCGAGGCTGACCAGCCGACGGTGATCGGGATCAGGGCGGCCTCGCGGGTGAGCAGCAGGATCACCGCAAAGGCGAGAAGCACGACCGCATACCGACGTCCCGGGCCGCCGAGGAGGTCGTCGACAAGCAGGCGCAGTGCGGTGAATCGGCTGGAGGGATCGAGGGTCGGCTCCATGGCCTCAGGGTCCTCGCGAGCTGCGATGATAGCGTTGATGCGGGTCGAAAGGCGGCCATTCTGTGACGCAGTCCAGTATAGCCCGCGCCCTGAGGGTGCGCAAGCCTCTTGTGTGCCTCACCAGGGGTATCTGCAGCCCCTTGAGGCCGCCTTCCGACCCGCTCAGACTTAGCCTTCCGGCGGGAACACGCCGGCCAGAGCCAGACGGTCAAGCAAGGAGCTCACGGGCGGAGCAGGTGGCTCCCATCCGGCCGGGCAGGTTCCCCAGCTTCGTTGCGGTGGCGCCACACGAAGTGGGATGTACGAAAGCTGTTGGACGCCAAAGCGCTCGCAGGCCTCTGCATCGTCGCCGAAGCAGATGTCGAAGCGGTCCTGGCCCTTGACCGCGCTGCCGGTGTCCTCGACGATCAGGATCTGCGCCACGGGGTCGCAGACCCAGATGACGCTGCCGGGGCCCCAGTAACTGGGATCGGCCGCGCAGATGCCGGGCCGAACACGGGTTCCCCAACGAGTGCCTGTCCCGCCGCCATCCGGACAGCGCGAGGAGTAGGCGGTGAGACGGGCGGTGCGGGGCTCCTCGTCGAGGCCCTTGAGGAGCAGGGACAGCCGCCACGGTGGCTGGTCGCCGAACTCCCCGGCCATCATCTTGCGGGCCACAGACAGCAGCGGGTGGGTCGCGTAGCGGTCGGGGACACGAAGGGTCGGAGCCGGCCTGGCGGGGTCCTTGGTGTCGACTGCAGGGGTAGCGACGGCGGCAGGTGCAGCAGCGGGGCCAAGAACGTCGGCGGAAGCAAGGCAGACAGAGGCCCAAAGCACACCAAGAATCAGGATATGACGACAAGGGTGGTGCATAGCGAATCTCCTGGGTTCCCCGTTGCCCCGTGGGTCTTGCGAAAACACCCGACGCACCTGCGCCGACACGGAATCAGCCGGCGAAGTCGTCGCTCTCCCCGAAGCACCTGAAAAGGCAGCAGGCGCTGCATGGGCGAATCTAGGGTGAAGGGAAGGGAATGGGGAGCTGGGTGGGGGCTACTGGGGTTTTTGTGCGACTACGAAGTTGGTTGGTGTTGGGAGCCGTGGCCCGGACCTCATGCGACCCGGCGGCCCGACGAC comes from the Armatimonadia bacterium genome and includes:
- a CDS encoding xylan 1,4-beta-xylosidase, whose amino-acid sequence is MLSLLSTLLLAGALSVRPACAQDAVTVTVDRAVTEATSKLRLGITHTQKSLEWGAPEAVARARGLLRGVVAYQNQHIMGWGGGNPEPSPGVYDFASLDSRVQLMRSIGGPMVITLCGAPDWMKGGEPGKTDWSKLETAPLPEHYADFAELARRIALRYPDVQYFQVWNEMKGLWDRQANNWNYRGYTEMYNLVYDAIKAVRPEAKVGGLYMVIEGTGTLKDRSWATEAPVRARQWEVIDYWLQHKHGADFLCADRGIHSKHDPNTYTMAESMALTHWFEDIARQILAKTDLPLWWSEYYAPGDKGSQQLAAMYASVYLHMIRGGSSVALLWNPMEGEINHYLFTSTQTVEGAQPTPHYRVYEAINRCFGAGTALCKASSSSPEVEVLASPRHTMLINKSDRSVQVLLNGDALTLQPYEVRISQEL
- a CDS encoding 3D domain-containing protein; the encoded protein is MHHPCRHILILGVLWASVCLASADVLGPAAAPAAVATPAVDTKDPARPAPTLRVPDRYATHPLLSVARKMMAGEFGDQPPWRLSLLLKGLDEEPRTARLTAYSSRCPDGGGTGTRWGTRVRPGICAADPSYWGPGSVIWVCDPVAQILIVEDTGSAVKGQDRFDICFGDDAEACERFGVQQLSYIPLRVAPPQRSWGTCPAGWEPPAPPVSSLLDRLALAGVFPPEG
- a CDS encoding MFS transporter; amino-acid sequence: MSFFTDIHSETILALLPQFMANVLGLRKETIGLIEGLADATASVLKILSGWFSDRLGKRKPVVLAGYVISTALKPLLCLATTALHVLGVRIGDRVGKGIRSSARDALVAESVSPEQRGKAFGFHRAMDTAGAAVGTTLAILLLRAFGGDYRRVFLFATAAGVVAVVTILIGVHDIPREVREANNRKPRRELPGSFPLFLVAHTLFSAGNFTYAFFLLRAQDVGVPAALVPALYLWHNIVYALAAFPAGALQDRLGARKAQATAYLLQVVVCLGMATLATPYLMILWFAVYGLQLGATGACSRTTAAGLMRPDRRGTDMGLLNACEGVGLLIASAVGGVLWDWHGQGADPFYWGAVMALLGTLVVLVALKGDKPKTQEAPAA
- a CDS encoding ATP-dependent RecD-like DNA helicase; translation: MDDSSETQETLDGVIERLTFHAPDTGWTVARLAVAGRREPVPVVGSMLSPEVGESVRLFGSWQTHDVYGRQFKFERYQLVRPATAAGIRAYLAGGLVEGIGPKLAEALVKHFKDRTLDILDHQPGRLREVPGIGPTRARALQDAWARHQGIHRVMVFLHEHGVGSTLASRLWARYGDQSVEVLERHPYQLAREIRGIGFLTADRIARSVGISEEDPARVEAGLLHSLASANDYGHLYLPRPTLLQHAQKLLDLPDQVVEIGLERLVKSEEAVLESYGEEQAVWLPRFLNAEEEVAGRLRALTEITPAGTPTREQLGSWLGRRELMGETELSEEQAEAVLGALGTGVCVITGGPGTGKTTVTRALVDACQSLGRSVALASPTGRAAKRLEQLAGHPASTIHRLLAYDPYKHGFKHGPSEPLRAAVVIIDEASMLDVMLAKDVLRALRPGAQLVLIGDADQLPSVGPGNVMRDLVGSQAVPVYRLTRIYRQAEGSTIIRSAHLLNEGESPRFPTREEWVRNRSDCVLLEEEDVEAAAERVLRTVTDSLPRLGFKPHEIQVIAPLHRGPVGVSALNLRLQEALNPPGRGKPEVRRGDYTFRQADRVLQTVNNYDKGVYNGDIGVIVSIRPADRRLTVEYDLGPVEYDFGELDELDPAYALTVHKSQGSEYPAVVMVIHSTHYIMLQRNLLYTALTRAQRMACIVGNQRGVWRAISNVSERERFTRLAPRLRGELPSLQDSPA
- a CDS encoding VIT domain-containing protein, with amino-acid sequence MRLYPTLAVAVLTLLVLSLSAQAQLLVPRTEVGKPDQPPLQVKYQHVRVEIDNQVAVTSIEQVFVNSTKQNLEATYFFPLSEQASIFDFAYYVKGERIAGEIREKQEARRTYDMIVSRMKDPAILEQVGRNLFRAQIFPVSPDEPMKVELRYAEILPYDKGRVRYTYPLAMKGKTSELGDLTISVDLKDQKNITRLYSETYDVDIVKKGTHSANASFETTKLTPTKDFNLVYEVESEEFAVNFVAYRPDNAKPGYFMLMMCPQEKTREGDIVKKDVIFVFDRSGSMKGEKMDQAKAAMKYCVENLSPQDRFNIVTFSSDTTSFKDQLAAASKDGKRDALAYIDGLEARGGTAINDSLVSALKMFEGSTAQKTIVFCTDGLPTVGETEVGKIIQSIKDANKRDAHLFCFGVGDDVDDYLLLKLATDNRGAEQHVKTDENIEAKVSEFYDKVSTPLLTDLKLNFGEVSTEMVHPRDLPDVFKGSQLVVAGRYREPGVADLKLTGDLNGVEKVYRYKANFPQKASDTAFVGRVWARKRVDYLVDLMRLQGENSEVKDEIIALSKEWTIQTPYTSFLAVPKEVKEEMRVATTPAPTATPESLSALSATGMPGAGGPGMAGGMASAAGTGGMPGMPGAPTLGREAARTPYAGGGRVSLGTPVETGGYGTDGSMMGVPGPAGPAGPAGPVGAKGDLGTAVTAMPAPAMPSAAPADEARALITRLNSEFATEMSLAEGGAPAAAGKPAETLPFDHWAYDAARKLTADGMIVGYPDGAFRGDRAMTRYEFGQALARLQAMNAAPTISRYDAAISLAGAAETLGIKLNRDAACPFGDVPADHPARKAIAGLCAAGLLPTTGNFDGTKPLLRRDFAQWAAQLLAATGLDLRGRSALQVMEDEKILVGTAAGALQPDEPMKPADFNLALSRILRR